From Primulina tabacum isolate GXHZ01 chromosome 2, ASM2559414v2, whole genome shotgun sequence, one genomic window encodes:
- the LOC142530522 gene encoding xyloglucan endotransglucosylase protein 7-like, with protein sequence MRPRNPHPSRSNKLIPYLAFIVFSAIFVFKVDVIISQTIFAAKRNQEISTSQSIVVKNGTFYQQFIISWGESHTQILEDGELLTLSLDKSSGAGFESKREILFGKVEMQIKLIPGNSAGTITTFYLSSEGDHHDEIDFEFIGNSSGNPYTVHTNVFSQGKGERENQFFLWFDPTEDFHTYTIIWNPKCIVFLIDNTPIREFRNVERLGVPFPKDQPMRVYSSLWNADEWATQHGRVKTNWTLAPFIASYRNFSADGCIWSYRTRSTTCNETDFLTNQWLNMELDRRSRVRMKRLQKDHMVYDYCTDKWRFRRGPGKECRIN encoded by the exons ATGCGACCAAGAAACCCTCATCCATCTCGTTCCAACAAGTTAATTCCATATTTGGCATTCATTGTATTCTCTGCCATCTTTGTTTTCAAG GTGGACGTTATTATTTCTCAAACAATTTTTGCAGCCAAACGCAATCAAGAAATTAGTACGAG TCAAAGCATTGTTGTTAAAAATGGTACGTTTTATCAACAATTCATCATCTCGTGGGGTGAAAGCCATACCCAGATACTGGAAGATGGCGAACTTCTTACCCTGTCCCTCGACAAATCATCCGGTGCCGGCTTCGAATCCAAGCGAGAAATACTCTTTGGAAAGGTCGAAATGCAAATCAAGCTCATCCCTGGAAATTCCGCTGGCACAATCACAACCTTTTAT TTGTCTTCAGAAGGAGATCATCATGATGAGATAGATTTCGAATTTATTGGAAATTCAAGTGGAAATCCGTACACAGTTCACACAAATGTATTCAGTCAAGGCAAAGGCGAAAGAGAGAACCAGTTTTTCTTATGGTTTGATCCAACCGAAGATTTCCATACTTATACAATTATATGGAACCCCAAATGCATTGT CTTCTTGATCGACAACACGCCGATAAGAGAATTCAGAAATGTGGAGAGATTAGGCGTACCATTCCCTAAAGACCAACCGATGCGAGTGTATTCGAGCCTTTGGAATGCGGACGAATGGGCTACGCAACACGGCAGGGTTAAAACCAACTGGACTCTAGCTCCTTTCATTGCTTCCTACCGGAACTTTTCTGCAGACGGATGCATTTGGTCTTATAGAACTCGAAGTACTACGTGTAATGAGACCGATTTTTTGACGAATCAATGGTTGAACATGGAGTTGGATCGAAGAAGTAGGGTGAGGATGAAGAGATTGCAGAAAGATCATATGGTGTATGATTATTGTACGGATAAATGGAGGTTTCGTAGAGGCCCTGGTAAGGAATGCAGAATTAACTAG